From the Brevibacillus choshinensis genome, one window contains:
- a CDS encoding glycosyltransferase family 2 protein — MDNLLDDRPEVSVVIPVSDDAKTLRQMLENVNRMAFSAEVIVVCPTWTRISVPQAYSSRVHVIPSDSFHTYDQGRSLGSYHARGEVVLFLDERVIVAPALLKKYVTAIKNGADIAVTESAPFRPDNKLAAPRQAYRLLNHLLGLVDFGDSTMSKVPYACNQRALEIMGYEGLCTPPVGWVKAVKEKLAIVKISPEPAIQWWNASRDTMKKSKSQVLHDHTKAIRTILDDIGRRGGLPDGERYRSLLKVPGRLHLRSVFYQQPNESKRGKWGGKRKKKQTNVRKKR, encoded by the coding sequence ATGGACAACTTGCTAGACGATCGCCCCGAGGTGTCCGTCGTCATCCCAGTTAGCGACGATGCCAAAACGCTTCGGCAAATGCTCGAAAATGTGAATCGGATGGCCTTTTCCGCAGAGGTCATCGTGGTCTGTCCCACTTGGACTCGGATATCTGTTCCGCAAGCCTATTCCTCTAGGGTGCATGTCATTCCTTCAGACTCTTTTCACACGTATGATCAGGGCAGATCCCTGGGTTCTTACCATGCGAGAGGAGAAGTCGTCCTTTTTTTGGATGAAAGAGTCATTGTAGCACCTGCACTCCTGAAAAAGTATGTTACTGCTATAAAAAACGGTGCGGATATCGCCGTGACTGAATCGGCTCCGTTCCGTCCGGATAATAAGCTGGCAGCACCCCGTCAAGCGTATCGATTACTCAATCATTTGCTCGGACTTGTGGATTTTGGTGATAGTACGATGTCTAAAGTACCCTACGCCTGTAATCAAAGAGCACTTGAAATCATGGGGTATGAAGGACTTTGTACGCCTCCGGTTGGTTGGGTAAAAGCGGTCAAGGAAAAACTCGCGATTGTGAAAATCTCCCCGGAGCCAGCCATTCAATGGTGGAATGCTTCGAGGGACACAATGAAAAAAAGCAAGAGCCAAGTATTGCACGATCATACAAAAGCGATCAGAACCATTTTGGACGATATCGGGAGACGTGGCGGTTTGCCAGATGGAGAGCGTTATCGAAGCTTGTTAAAGGTGCCCGGACGACTTCATTTGCGTTCGGTCTTTTACCAGCAACCCAATGAAAGCAAAAGGGGGAAATGGGGTGGCAAACGAAAAAAGAAACAGACCAATGTCCGTAAAAAAAGGTAA
- a CDS encoding 5'-3' exonuclease — MSQSGKVLLIDGMSFLFRAFYGSAWAGGYRQTSTGVYTNAVYGFTKMMLDYADLVKPTHLIVGWDVASRESLVRSQWYDGYKSNRQAAPEELIPQFDLVKEVTAAFSIPNLGCPGYEGDDVLGTLSTNLSADGHQVVIASGDYDSLQLVSDLVSVKILKNGGKHEHYNPASLLTLRGIAPEQVVDVKALMGDTSDCIPGCPGIGEKTATKLITEHGDLDRLYTNLHHCTPKMRGKLEEHRDQVYLSQKLATIIRDVPIEFSFEEASWEYDRAVVHEKFEELEFGRTMVSRVG, encoded by the coding sequence GTGAGTCAATCCGGAAAAGTACTGCTCATTGATGGAATGAGCTTTTTATTTCGTGCGTTTTATGGTTCTGCATGGGCAGGTGGCTACCGACAAACGTCAACAGGAGTCTATACCAACGCCGTCTACGGTTTCACAAAAATGATGTTGGACTATGCAGACTTGGTCAAGCCTACCCACCTCATCGTGGGTTGGGATGTTGCCTCCCGTGAATCTCTCGTGCGCAGTCAATGGTACGATGGATACAAATCAAATCGTCAAGCTGCTCCCGAAGAGTTGATTCCTCAATTTGATCTCGTCAAAGAAGTTACGGCTGCTTTTTCCATTCCCAATCTGGGGTGTCCAGGCTATGAAGGTGACGATGTATTGGGCACACTAAGCACAAACCTTTCCGCAGATGGACATCAAGTCGTCATTGCCTCAGGTGATTACGATAGCCTGCAATTGGTTTCTGATCTGGTTAGCGTGAAGATCTTGAAAAATGGTGGGAAACACGAGCACTACAACCCGGCAAGCTTACTCACCCTCCGTGGCATCGCTCCTGAGCAAGTGGTAGATGTAAAAGCTTTGATGGGTGATACTTCGGATTGCATACCTGGCTGCCCAGGAATCGGAGAAAAAACGGCAACAAAGCTGATTACCGAGCATGGTGATCTCGATCGTTTATATACGAACCTCCATCATTGCACACCAAAAATGCGCGGGAAGCTCGAAGAACACCGTGATCAGGTGTACTTGAGCCAAAAACTCGCAACGATCATTCGTGACGTACCAATCGAATTTTCATTTGAAGAAGCGTCTTGGGAATATGATCGTGCCGTTGTCCATGAGAAGTTTGAAGAACTTGAATTTGGCCGTACCATGGTAAGCAGAGTCGGCTGA
- the deoD gene encoding purine-nucleoside phosphorylase — translation MSIHIGAKSGAIAETILLPGDPLRAKYISETFLEGAECYNNVRGMLGYTGTYKGKRVSVQGTGMGVPSISIYVNELMQSYDVQNLIRVGTCGAIQEDIKVRDVIIAMSASSDSQTNRLLFNQIDFAPTASFELLHKAYQVATERKLSVKVGNIFTSDSFYRESMDLYKKLAAYQVLAVEMESSALYTLAAKYKRNALSILTVSDHILTGEETSSEERQTTFNEMIEVALDSALLK, via the coding sequence ATGAGTATTCATATTGGAGCAAAGTCAGGCGCTATTGCTGAAACCATCCTCTTGCCAGGTGATCCACTGCGGGCCAAATACATCTCTGAAACGTTCCTCGAAGGCGCAGAATGCTATAATAACGTGCGTGGCATGCTGGGCTATACCGGTACATATAAAGGCAAACGCGTTTCTGTACAAGGGACAGGCATGGGCGTGCCTTCCATCTCCATCTACGTTAATGAGCTGATGCAGTCCTACGATGTACAAAACTTGATTCGTGTAGGGACATGCGGTGCGATCCAGGAAGATATCAAAGTTCGTGACGTCATCATCGCGATGAGCGCGTCCTCTGATTCCCAAACCAATCGACTGCTGTTCAATCAGATTGATTTTGCGCCTACAGCAAGCTTTGAGTTGCTCCACAAAGCCTATCAAGTGGCAACAGAGCGCAAACTGTCCGTGAAAGTAGGGAATATCTTTACAAGCGACAGTTTCTATCGCGAAAGCATGGATCTCTACAAGAAATTGGCTGCCTATCAGGTTCTGGCTGTAGAAATGGAATCCTCGGCGCTCTATACGTTGGCTGCCAAGTACAAACGAAATGCTTTGTCCATTCTTACTGTGAGTGATCACATCTTGACAGGCGAAGAAACTTCTTCCGAAGAACGTCAAACTACGTTCAATGAAATGATCGAAGTGGCGCTGGATTCGGCTCTGCTGAAGTAA
- the glpK gene encoding glycerol kinase GlpK, protein MDLKYMLSLDQGTTSSRAILFDKSGAIIGVAQKEFTQIYPKPGWVEHNAEEIWESQLEVLKAVLLDNHVKPEQIAGIGITNQRETTVVWDKNTGKPVYNAIVWQSRQTIDICNQLKEQGYEPVVREKTGLLIDAYFSGTKVTWILDHVVGAREKAERGELLFGTIDTWLIWKLTNGKVHVTDYSNASRTLMYNIHTLEWDQDLLKMLRVPAQMLPEARPSSELYGYTDERIFSSPIPIAGIAGDQQAALFGQACFSEGAAKNTYGTGCFMLMNTGDKAVTSKNGLLTTIAWGVDGKIEYALEGSIFVAGAAIQWLRDGLKLIRKAADSEKHATAVESTDGVYLVPAFVGLGAPYWDMEARGAIFGLTRGTTEDHLIRAALESLAYQTRDVLEAMEADSGIKLQKLAVDGGAVANNFLMQFQSDVLGTVVERPRVNETTALGAAYLAGLVVKYWNSKEDIITNKVVERSFEPEMSEETRQSLYAGWKQAVQATMGYKISH, encoded by the coding sequence ATGGATCTAAAATACATGCTCTCGCTAGATCAGGGAACGACCAGTTCTCGTGCCATTCTATTTGATAAATCAGGAGCGATCATCGGGGTAGCCCAGAAGGAATTTACTCAGATTTATCCGAAGCCAGGCTGGGTCGAGCATAATGCCGAAGAAATATGGGAATCGCAGTTGGAAGTGTTGAAAGCGGTTTTACTGGATAATCATGTGAAACCAGAGCAGATCGCAGGGATTGGGATTACGAATCAGCGCGAAACGACTGTCGTATGGGACAAAAATACAGGCAAACCAGTTTACAATGCGATCGTGTGGCAAAGCCGGCAAACGATTGACATCTGCAATCAGCTAAAGGAGCAAGGCTATGAGCCAGTGGTGCGCGAAAAGACAGGCCTCTTGATTGACGCGTATTTCTCAGGCACCAAAGTGACGTGGATTCTCGATCACGTCGTAGGCGCTCGTGAAAAAGCGGAGAGAGGAGAGTTGTTGTTCGGGACGATCGATACATGGTTGATTTGGAAGCTGACCAATGGAAAAGTACACGTAACCGATTACTCTAACGCTTCTCGTACACTCATGTATAACATTCATACCCTTGAGTGGGATCAGGATCTACTGAAAATGCTGCGTGTACCTGCACAGATGCTGCCAGAGGCTCGCCCGTCCAGTGAACTATACGGTTACACGGATGAAAGGATATTCAGCTCCCCCATTCCGATTGCAGGAATTGCAGGAGACCAGCAGGCCGCACTCTTCGGTCAGGCTTGCTTTTCCGAAGGCGCCGCGAAAAATACGTATGGCACCGGCTGCTTTATGCTCATGAACACGGGAGACAAAGCGGTCACCTCCAAGAACGGGCTTTTGACCACGATTGCCTGGGGGGTAGACGGTAAGATAGAATATGCGCTGGAAGGCAGTATTTTTGTAGCGGGTGCCGCGATCCAATGGCTGCGAGACGGGCTCAAGCTGATTCGCAAAGCGGCGGATTCAGAAAAACACGCAACAGCTGTGGAAAGTACGGATGGGGTCTATCTGGTCCCTGCATTCGTTGGACTGGGAGCGCCTTATTGGGATATGGAGGCTCGTGGTGCCATCTTTGGACTTACACGCGGAACGACAGAGGATCATCTGATACGCGCTGCCCTGGAATCTCTCGCTTATCAGACACGAGATGTTCTGGAGGCGATGGAAGCAGATTCAGGGATCAAGCTGCAGAAGCTGGCTGTCGATGGTGGGGCTGTGGCCAATAACTTCTTGATGCAATTCCAGTCCGACGTTTTAGGAACCGTTGTCGAGCGTCCACGAGTCAACGAGACGACTGCCTTAGGTGCAGCATACCTTGCTGGTCTGGTTGTTAAATATTGGAATAGCAAAGAGGACATCATCACAAACAAGGTAGTCGAGCGATCTTTTGAGCCAGAGATGTCAGAAGAAACTCGGCAAAGTCTTTACGCCGGTTGGAAGCAAGCTGTGCAAGCGACGATGGGCTACAAGATTAGTCATTGA
- a CDS encoding glycosyltransferase family 2 protein, with translation MANEKRNRPMSVKKGKGISFRHQIENQDRLSVIISVQQDEKTIRKLIKQVERLVPKEILIIIDGSQDLSVDLILNSSSYARTCYIYSFPLGEELWRSIGAKEATGDVWLFLDGDTVISAEELMSFVGACYRGIDIALRKESPLTQAGTISLAKAFMNSLIDQEQLGVSSMSDLPLAMTQKAALRIGLDHLVTPPLAHVIAIEKGLRVEAVHQTKEEGLAKQRISNSHNWIKESTCLGDHLEAVAYWSDVNKTDSEMENR, from the coding sequence GTGGCAAACGAAAAAAGAAACAGACCAATGTCCGTAAAAAAAGGTAAAGGGATATCCTTTCGTCATCAGATCGAGAACCAGGATCGATTGAGTGTCATCATCTCCGTCCAGCAAGACGAAAAAACGATCCGGAAATTGATCAAGCAAGTAGAGAGATTGGTGCCCAAAGAAATATTGATCATTATTGATGGTAGTCAAGACCTGTCTGTGGATCTTATCTTGAACTCCTCGTCTTACGCACGTACCTGCTATATTTACTCTTTCCCACTAGGGGAGGAGCTATGGCGTTCAATCGGTGCAAAAGAAGCGACGGGCGATGTCTGGTTGTTTCTCGATGGGGATACTGTCATATCGGCAGAGGAATTGATGTCTTTTGTCGGCGCCTGCTATCGGGGAATTGATATTGCTTTGCGAAAAGAATCACCCCTTACACAGGCAGGAACCATTTCGTTAGCAAAAGCCTTTATGAACAGCTTAATCGATCAAGAACAACTTGGTGTCTCTTCCATGAGCGATCTTCCCCTGGCCATGACCCAAAAGGCTGCTTTGCGCATCGGTCTCGATCATTTGGTCACTCCACCACTTGCTCACGTCATTGCGATCGAAAAAGGATTGCGCGTAGAGGCAGTGCATCAAACAAAGGAAGAGGGGCTTGCAAAACAAAGAATCTCGAATAGTCATAACTGGATAAAAGAATCGACTTGTTTAGGAGATCATCTCGAGGCCGTAGCATATTGGAGCGATGTGAATAAAACGGACAGCGAAATGGAAAATAGGTAA
- a CDS encoding GTP pyrophosphokinase has translation MRISSVPSKVLNNMVHFLAPYEQAVDELKLKIKGIKYGFQKSGRYSPIEFVVGRVKKVDSLMKKAKEKGIDFQDENWQEAIAREVSDIAGLRVVCRYVDDVREVQQLLQEREDIVIHDIKDYIASPKDSGYRSIHMIASYTVYHGSEKINLFCEIQIRTLGMNFWATNEHELRYKYSGNIPENVLEQLQEASVITHQLDILMNNLRQEILTPAEVDPTLEDKLEEIFSLYVKQDLEAASALYREHVRGFEEAFADNPKFKMIYDLLGKRLG, from the coding sequence ATGAGAATCTCATCCGTGCCGAGTAAAGTACTAAATAATATGGTTCATTTCTTGGCACCTTATGAGCAAGCAGTAGATGAATTGAAGCTAAAAATTAAAGGAATCAAATACGGCTTTCAAAAGAGCGGTCGGTACTCGCCCATCGAATTCGTAGTGGGGCGCGTCAAAAAAGTGGATAGCCTGATGAAAAAGGCGAAGGAAAAAGGCATTGATTTTCAAGACGAAAACTGGCAGGAAGCAATCGCTCGGGAAGTATCTGATATTGCAGGCCTGCGAGTGGTTTGTCGCTATGTAGACGACGTGCGTGAGGTGCAACAGCTTCTCCAAGAGCGAGAAGATATCGTCATTCATGATATCAAGGACTATATCGCATCACCGAAAGATTCCGGTTACCGTAGCATCCATATGATCGCGTCTTACACGGTTTATCACGGAAGCGAAAAAATCAACCTGTTTTGCGAAATTCAGATTCGCACATTAGGCATGAACTTCTGGGCGACAAATGAGCATGAACTACGTTATAAATACTCGGGAAATATACCGGAAAACGTATTGGAACAACTGCAGGAAGCTTCCGTCATTACGCATCAGTTGGACATTTTGATGAACAACTTGCGCCAGGAAATTTTGACTCCCGCAGAGGTAGATCCGACGCTTGAGGATAAACTAGAAGAGATTTTCTCGTTGTACGTGAAACAAGATTTAGAAGCGGCATCCGCCTTGTATCGTGAGCATGTCAGAGGGTTTGAAGAGGCTTTCGCGGACAATCCGAAGTTCAAAATGATTTACGATCTGTTAGGAAAACGTCTCGGGTAG
- a CDS encoding alpha/beta-type small acid-soluble spore protein, whose amino-acid sequence MANNQGGTNNLVVPQANQALDQLKYEIASEFGVNLGPDTTSRQNGSVGGEITKRLVSFAESQMAGR is encoded by the coding sequence ATGGCTAACAACCAAGGTGGAACCAACAATCTGGTAGTTCCTCAAGCGAACCAAGCTCTGGATCAACTGAAGTATGAGATTGCATCCGAATTCGGTGTAAATCTCGGACCAGACACAACTTCTCGTCAAAACGGTTCTGTTGGTGGAGAAATCACCAAGCGTCTGGTGAGCTTCGCAGAATCGCAAATGGCAGGTCGCTAA
- a CDS encoding D-alanyl-D-alanine carboxypeptidase family protein → MRFLLTYLLVVVMALWSPGIPLAFAEDASKLSSDALSGESAILIDATTGQVLFEKNPHEKLYPASITKIATGIYAIEKGNPDDIVTVSKKARYEEGTRVYLGEGEQIPLRKLEYGLLMHSGNDAATAIAEHMSQTTERFADELNAYLLEKVGVTETHFANAHGLHDPNHYTTASDMAKIARYAMTNPIFREIVGTNRLPWDGMEWKSELINHNKLLRDYEGATGIKNGFTDQAMHTLVGSAKRGNTEFIAVTMKAGASAYAYKDVTKMLDYGFAHFDTKQVAPNGKAYTHAAVPGNDAQITYSTMDNLYATVPKGTEPLVELTDDGHLLVQAGDLQITYPLMRHDPPQAPVNEKAMTSSQTLKKHPVVEYGLLFVWLGLNLFMISYTVLRTRRFRRVRRRDLQRRAY, encoded by the coding sequence ATGCGTTTTCTTCTTACGTACCTTCTCGTTGTGGTCATGGCTCTCTGGAGCCCTGGCATACCTTTGGCTTTTGCAGAAGATGCGTCAAAGCTTTCATCTGACGCACTGAGCGGAGAGTCAGCGATATTGATTGATGCTACAACTGGACAAGTCCTGTTTGAAAAGAACCCCCATGAAAAGCTGTATCCAGCTAGTATCACGAAGATTGCAACTGGTATTTACGCCATCGAAAAAGGGAATCCTGACGATATTGTCACGGTATCCAAAAAAGCAAGGTATGAAGAGGGAACTCGCGTATACCTAGGAGAAGGCGAGCAGATTCCGTTGCGCAAACTGGAATACGGACTCTTGATGCATTCAGGAAACGACGCTGCGACGGCCATTGCCGAGCACATGAGTCAGACCACGGAACGCTTCGCAGACGAGCTGAATGCCTATTTGCTGGAAAAGGTCGGAGTGACCGAGACTCATTTCGCGAACGCGCATGGTTTGCATGATCCCAATCATTACACAACCGCCTCTGATATGGCAAAAATCGCTCGATATGCCATGACCAATCCTATCTTTCGAGAAATCGTGGGTACAAATCGGTTGCCTTGGGATGGGATGGAATGGAAGTCCGAGCTGATTAACCACAATAAGTTATTACGTGACTACGAAGGTGCGACCGGGATCAAAAACGGCTTCACGGATCAAGCCATGCATACGCTCGTAGGTTCTGCCAAACGAGGCAATACGGAGTTCATTGCCGTTACGATGAAGGCAGGGGCGAGTGCGTACGCTTACAAGGATGTTACAAAAATGCTCGACTACGGCTTTGCTCATTTCGATACAAAGCAGGTCGCGCCGAATGGGAAAGCGTACACACATGCTGCGGTGCCTGGCAATGATGCCCAGATTACCTACTCGACGATGGACAATCTTTATGCGACGGTTCCCAAGGGCACGGAGCCGCTTGTCGAACTCACGGATGATGGACATCTGCTGGTCCAAGCAGGTGATCTACAAATCACTTATCCACTGATGCGACATGATCCTCCGCAAGCCCCCGTAAACGAGAAAGCCATGACGTCGTCGCAAACGTTGAAAAAGCATCCAGTCGTAGAATACGGGCTGTTGTTTGTGTGGCTGGGATTAAATCTATTTATGATCAGCTATACCGTGCTTCGTACACGCAGATTCAGGCGAGTCCGGAGGCGTGATTTGCAACGGCGCGCGTATTAA
- a CDS encoding glycerol-3-phosphate dehydrogenase/oxidase, whose product MHIDTTLSALQRTTFLNQLTTDRLDLLIIGGGVTGAGIALDAASRGLTVGLIEKQDFAAGTSSRSTKLVHGGLRYLKQGDVKLVREVGRERTILYRNAPHIVVPEKMILPIVEKGTYGKMATSIGLYVYDLLAGVKRKERRTMLSKKQTTVAEPLLRTDILKGSGMYYEYRTDDARLTIEVIKTARTFGASCVNYTEATDFIYENGKVIGVKGKDLITGKELVILAKKIVNAAGPWVDRLREKDQSLFDKRLHLTKGVHLVVPHARLPLKQAVYFDVADKRMIFAIPRNKSTYIGTTDTDYQGELESPRVTQQDVAYLLRATNDMFPSVKLTEQDITSSWAGLRPLIHEDGKSPSELSRKDEVFHSASGLITIAGGKLTGFRKMAERVVDIVTKELIKEEGRAFKSCHTHQIVLAGGSFPSAAAIPDFIRVQAKRVRSFGIPEASIAELVGKYGRNTDKIVKLALELQKQRHPAEDAMALAELQYGIREEMVMTLRDFLIRRSGKLFFDRKSIGRVYLKIADEMARTLKWSAIEKEREIKAFEEEYQQVKSFQLE is encoded by the coding sequence ATGCATATCGATACGACATTGTCAGCCCTCCAGAGAACCACTTTTCTTAATCAACTGACGACAGACCGTCTTGACCTTCTGATTATCGGTGGAGGCGTGACTGGTGCAGGAATAGCGCTCGATGCAGCTTCCCGTGGACTTACGGTTGGGCTGATTGAAAAGCAGGATTTTGCCGCAGGTACGAGCAGTCGTTCGACTAAGCTGGTGCACGGCGGATTACGATATTTGAAACAAGGTGACGTCAAGCTGGTTCGAGAGGTAGGCAGGGAGCGAACGATCCTGTATCGTAATGCGCCGCATATTGTCGTACCGGAGAAAATGATCCTGCCAATCGTCGAGAAAGGAACATACGGGAAGATGGCGACATCGATTGGGCTCTACGTTTACGATCTCTTGGCTGGAGTGAAACGAAAAGAACGGCGCACCATGCTTTCCAAGAAGCAAACCACTGTAGCCGAGCCGCTTTTACGCACGGATATTCTCAAAGGGAGCGGAATGTACTACGAGTATCGGACGGACGATGCACGTCTGACCATTGAAGTCATAAAAACTGCTCGTACATTCGGAGCCAGCTGCGTAAATTATACAGAAGCGACGGATTTTATCTATGAAAATGGAAAAGTAATCGGCGTTAAAGGGAAGGACTTGATCACTGGAAAGGAGCTTGTCATTTTGGCCAAAAAGATCGTCAATGCGGCTGGTCCATGGGTAGATCGTCTCCGCGAGAAAGATCAATCGCTGTTTGACAAACGTCTTCATCTCACCAAAGGGGTTCATCTCGTCGTTCCGCATGCCCGATTACCTCTCAAGCAAGCCGTTTACTTTGACGTGGCAGACAAACGGATGATTTTTGCCATTCCACGAAACAAGTCTACTTACATTGGTACGACAGATACGGACTATCAAGGGGAGCTGGAAAGTCCACGTGTCACACAGCAAGACGTCGCGTACTTACTCCGCGCTACAAATGACATGTTCCCAAGCGTAAAGCTGACAGAGCAAGACATCACATCTAGTTGGGCAGGGCTACGTCCATTAATCCATGAAGACGGCAAATCACCATCCGAGCTCTCGCGTAAAGACGAAGTTTTTCACTCAGCAAGCGGACTCATTACGATTGCAGGTGGAAAATTGACAGGCTTCCGGAAGATGGCGGAGCGGGTCGTAGACATCGTGACAAAGGAATTGATCAAGGAAGAGGGCCGTGCATTCAAGTCATGCCATACGCATCAAATTGTGTTAGCTGGCGGCTCCTTTCCCTCAGCAGCTGCGATTCCTGATTTTATCCGTGTACAGGCAAAACGAGTACGTTCCTTTGGCATTCCGGAAGCATCGATTGCAGAATTAGTGGGGAAATATGGCAGAAATACAGATAAAATAGTAAAGCTAGCCCTAGAGTTGCAAAAGCAACGACATCCAGCAGAGGACGCAATGGCACTTGCCGAGCTACAATACGGAATCCGCGAAGAAATGGTTATGACTTTGCGCGATTTTCTGATCAGACGCTCAGGAAAGCTGTTCTTTGATCGTAAATCCATCGGTCGTGTCTATTTGAAAATAGCGGATGAAATGGCACGGACTCTGAAGTGGTCCGCAATCGAAAAAGAACGGGAAATAAAAGCATTTGAGGAGGAGTACCAACAGGTAAAATCATTTCAATTGGAGTGA
- a CDS encoding M23 family metallopeptidase, translating into MLQSMVGFMLMAALTLVSGTSTYGKEIIEEVQVQYQKQQPPLTVMPSTTYPGDVIFVRSNRAQSVTLFSQTYRLQPSQGEYARFIPIPFQAKPGTYQVQTTDKKLAIPLKINAKKFSVDVLTVSKQMNDMRQDNNRINADQKKINAARSRSAQVPYFTGPFTQPATGTLTTPFGYQRVVNGVPANRHSAIDIANKTGTPIWASNNGKVVLADSLYLTGNTIIIDHGLQVFSIYAHMSKLEVKTGQEVKQGQVIGRMGTTGFSTGPHLHYGMLIGNTYVNPQPFFEASPFQWK; encoded by the coding sequence ATGTTACAATCAATGGTCGGTTTCATGCTGATGGCTGCCCTGACACTCGTGTCTGGGACAAGCACGTACGGCAAAGAAATCATCGAGGAAGTACAAGTTCAGTATCAAAAACAGCAGCCGCCATTGACCGTGATGCCAAGCACCACGTATCCAGGCGACGTTATTTTTGTGCGCAGTAATCGGGCACAGTCGGTTACGCTCTTCTCACAAACCTATCGCTTGCAGCCTTCCCAAGGAGAGTATGCCCGCTTTATTCCTATTCCCTTTCAAGCCAAACCAGGCACCTATCAGGTCCAGACAACGGACAAAAAGCTGGCCATTCCTTTGAAGATCAACGCCAAAAAATTTTCTGTAGATGTACTGACGGTCAGCAAACAGATGAACGATATGCGTCAGGACAACAATCGGATCAATGCAGATCAAAAGAAAATAAACGCCGCTCGTTCGCGATCGGCTCAAGTGCCGTACTTTACTGGACCGTTTACACAACCAGCTACAGGAACATTGACGACCCCTTTTGGCTATCAACGAGTGGTGAACGGCGTTCCGGCAAACCGACACTCTGCTATCGATATCGCCAACAAAACAGGAACCCCAATCTGGGCCAGCAACAATGGGAAAGTCGTTCTTGCCGATTCCTTGTACTTAACAGGCAATACCATTATCATCGATCACGGATTACAAGTTTTTTCCATTTACGCGCATATGTCCAAGCTTGAAGTCAAAACCGGTCAGGAAGTCAAGCAAGGACAAGTGATCGGACGTATGGGTACCACCGGATTTTCCACGGGACCCCATTTGCATTATGGAATGTTGATCGGGAACACCTATGTGAACCCGCAGCCTTTTTTTGAGGCATCACCTTTCCAATGGAAGTAA